From the genome of Streptomyces ficellus:
GGGGCTCCCTTTCCCGTCACCCAGGGCCGCCGGCCCCGAGGGGGCGAGCCCGGAGGGGCCACGCCCCCCATCCACCGGCAGTGTCCGCCGCCCACCGGCACCGCCGGTCGGATGCCGGCTGCGGGTCGCGGGTGGGGGTCAGGGCGTCGGGGCGCCGCCCGTCGCCTTGAGGGCCAGCCAGAGCTCCATTCGTACGTCGGGGTCGTCCAGCGAGCGGCCCAGGATCTCCTCGACGCGGCGCATGCGGTACCGGAGCGTGTGCCGGTGGACGCCCAGGTCCGCGGCGGCGGCGTCCCACTGGCCGTGGCGGGAGAGCCAGGCGCGCAGGGAGGCGACCAGATCGCCGCGACCGGTCGCGTCGTGTTCGTACAGCGCCCGCAGCATGCCGTCGGCGAACGCGCGCACCGCGTCGTCGGCGAGCAGGGGCAGGACCGACCCGGCCGCCAGCTCCTCGTGCTCGACCAGGGCGCGGCCCCGGCGGCGGGCCACCGACAGCGCCTGTTCGGCCTGCTTGTAGGCGGTCGCGGCGGCGATGGGCCCGGTCGGGGCCGACAGGCCGATCATCACCCCGGCCTCCTCCGCCTCCTGCGCGGCGTACGTCTCGCAGGCCCCGGCCACCGCTCCCCCGTCCCCCGCGAGGACCACCAGCCGCTCGTTCCCCTCGGGCACTGCCAGCACCGCCTCGCCCGTGCTGGCAGCCGCGGCCTCCAAGGACTCGGCGAGTGCGCCGAGCGGCGCTTCCGCGGCCGGGTCGCGGTCGGCCTGGGGGGCCGGTTCGGCGATCAGCAGCCGGAACGGGGCGTCGAGCAGGCCCCCGTACAGGTCTCCGGCGACCGCCCTGGCGTGGTCGGGTTCGCCGGCCAGCATCATGCGCAGCACCGCCACGCCGAGCCGCTGCTCGGCCGCCTGGAGGGAGCGGGAGCGCTCGGTGGTGAGCGTGAGCAGGGCGATGGCGGAGTGGACGGCGTATCGTTCCGCCGTTCCGAGCGGCGCGCCCGTGCCGACGGCGAGGGCGCCGCGCACCCGGCGGCCGCTGCCGAGCGACTGGAGCTCCACGCGGTCGTCGGTGCCGCCGACCACCGCGCTCGCGGGCGCCGCGCGCTCGCGCAGCCGCTGTACGTCGGGGGTGAGGCGGGCCGCGCGGCGGGCGGCCCAGTCGGGCGCCGCGGCGAGGACGGCGCCGGACGCGTCGTACAGCGCGGCCCAGCCGTCCACGTGTGCGGCGAGCCGCACCACGACCGCGGCCGGGCCCTCGGCGAGGGCCGCCCGGGTCATCTCCCGCTGCGCCTCGAACCCGGCGGTCACGGCCCGGTACTGGTCCGCCGCGACCGCCGCGGACACCGCCTTGGCGATGGCGAGGAACGGGGTGCGGCGCGGCACCTCCAGCAGCGGCAGGCCCTCGTCACCGGCGGCGTCCACCAGGGCCTGCGGGGTCTCGTCGTAGTTGACGCCGACGGCGAACGCGAGCCCGACGACCCCGGCGTCGGACAGCCGCTTGACGTAGCGGCGCATGGCCTCGGGGTTCTCCGCGTCGAGCTTCATCGCGGTGACCATCAGCAGCTCACCGCCCTCCATGTAGGGGACGGGGTCGGCGAGCTCGCTGGAGTGCGCCCAGCGCACGGGCGTCTCGAGGCGGTCCTCCCCGGCGCGGACGGTGAGCTTCAGCGCCGAGTGCTGGACGAGCGAGGCGAGCGTGAGCGGCATGGCGGGTCCGTCGGACTTTCGGAAGGGGGTCACGGAAGGGTTTTACGCCGTCCCGTATGAACGACTCGCTTCAATTCTGCCAGGTTGTCGTGGAGCGTCAGGTCCGCAGGTCGACCAGAAGCGGAGGGACGTGTTCCCCCCGGACGCCCGTCAGGGACAGTACGGCATGCCCGGGAGGCACCGCGTGGGCGAGGTCGGAGGCGGACCAGCGCTGCCGCTCGACCTCCCGCACGGTCACCGCCTCGGCCGTGGCCGCCTTGCCGGTGACCAGGCGGCGCATGAAGTGCAGCGCCTTGGTGAGCGGCTCGTCGGAGATGATCTGCCGGTTGGTCACGTCGCGGGTCTGCACCCACTCGGTGCCCCACGTCTCGGCGAACCGCCCGCCGTCCCAGGACGCGATCCCGGCGAACGCCATCCTGCACCCCACCGCGCCCAGCAGCGGTCCGCGCAGCGCCTCCGGCACGTCCTCCAGGGTCCGCAGCGCCAGGACGACACCCGCGTTGGCGGAACGCAGCCGCTGGACGGCGCGTACGGAGTCGGCGGTCACCGTGTACGTGGCGTCGTCCAGGACCAGGCAGGCGAACAGGGACCGGTCCGCGCGGCCCAGCGCGGCCTCGGTGAACTGCGCCAGCAGCAGCCGCGCCACGATCCGCGACGCCTCCGCGTGCCCGCGCTCGGGCAGGTCGACGCGGACCCGCAGCGGGTGCTCGACGGCGCGCAGCGAGAAGCGGTGCCCTTCGGGACCGGTGGTGAAGAAGCGGGCGAAGGCGGGGCGGTCGAGGAACGCGATCCGTTCCGCGAGCAGCACTCCGACGTCGTCGCCACGCTCGGCCTGCCGCTGCCGGGCGTCCAGCTCGCGCAGTTGCGCCGGGTCGTCCGCGACGGCCTCCCGCAGCGCGGCCAGCGCGCCCGGCGCCCCGCCGAGCAGTTCGCGCAGCTCCGGCACGGCGGGGAAGTGGCCGTGCGCGACGCGGTAGGGGCCGATGAGCTGGGCCAGGGCGGTCGCGGCGCGGCGGCTGTCGGGGACGAGGTCGCCGACCAGTGCCTCGGCCAGCATCCGGGCGGCTTCGTCGGGGTCGTCGGCGCCGCCGTAGAGGTCGAGGTCGTGGCTGGAGTCGGGGCGGCCGACGGACACGATCACGTCGAAGGCCTGGTCGGGGGCGAGGGCGCTGCCGTGCGCGGTCACGGCGACGACGGCGGCGCGGTTGGCGAGGGCCTGGAGGCACAGCGACTCCACGACCGGGCGGACCAGCCGGACCGTCTTGCCCGACCCGGCGGGCCCGACGGCCACCAGCGAGGTGCCCAGCACGGCGGGCTCCAGGGCGACCCCGGTGGTCCGCCGGGCGTAGGGGTTGCGGGGGTGGTCGGCCGCGGTGCCGATCCGCACCTGGGCGGTGGCCAGGTCGTGCGCGGCGGTACGCACCGGCAGGTCGCGCACGCCCGAGGGGTGCGCGCAGGCGGCGGGCCCGTGGACGCGCACGGCGTCGGTGAACGCGGCGAGCCGGTCCGGATGCGTCCGCACGCCCTGCCAGGCGCGCCGGATGCGGGCGTAGTCCACGTCGCGCAGCGCCCCGGACCGGGTGGCCTCGGCGAGCCGCTGGGCGGCCTCGGTCAGCCCGGCGTCCCGCAGTTCGGGCCAGTCGACGGGGTCGGCGCCCGGTGGGGGCGGCGGGGGCGGGGTGTCCTTCTTGCGGGCGTACCGGCGCCAGATCTCGGGGACGTGGCCGATCCGGGCGAAGAAGACGAGGAGGCCGCCGCCGACGAGGGCGTAGTACACGTAGCTGGCGGTGGCCCACGTGCCGGGCTGGGTGCGCCACTCGTCGGGGGTGAGGACGAGGAGCGGCCACAGCCAGTAGTAGCCCAGGTACCCGTTCCACAGCAGGGACCACAGGAGCCAGCCGCTGAGCAGGGCGATCACCGCGCCCGCGAACAGCCGCCGCGCGGGCACCGCCTCCGGCTCCTCCTCGGGGCGCGGCCGGTGCCCGAACCGCCACACCCCCGGCTCGGCCGCGGGGCGGGGCGCGCGGAGCCACTGGGCGGTGCCGCCGCCGGCGGGCTCGGGGGCGTGCCGGGGCGGGGGCGGCACGGGCGGCTTCCCGACGTGGCTGCGCCGTGCCTCGTACGTACCGTCGGTGTCCATGAACCCCTGCCCCCTGACCAGCCGGGTCGCGCCTGCCTGTGCACCCGTCAATCTAGTGCGTGGACGCCCCCGTTGCCCCGCCCCGCCGCCGTCCGCCCGGGCGGGGAGGTGCGGGCGGGGTGCGGTGCCGTACGGGGGACGCGCCACCTCCTCTATGTCCGTCCCGGACAAGGACACGGCACCGACCACTCCCTAACGGAGCATGCCCGCCCCCCTCCCTCGCGCCTAGCCTGCGGAAGAAAGAGAAGTAGCGTCCGAAAGACCCCACCCCAGGAGCCCCGCATGACCGATATCCCGCAGGAGCGCCGCGTCGTCACCGCCATTCCCGGCCCGAAGTCGCAGGAGCTTCAGGCCCGCCGTCTGTCCGCGGTGGCGGGTGGCGTGGGCTCCGTGCTGCCGGTCTTCACGACCCGCGCCGGTGGCGGCGTGATCGAGGACGTGGACGGCAACCGCCTGATCGACTTCGGTTCCGGTATCGCCGTGACCTCCGTGGGCGCCTCCGCCGAGGCGGTCGTGCGCCGCGCGAGCGCCCAGCTGGAGCAGTTCACGCACACCTGTTTCATGGTCACGCCGTACGAAGGTTACGTCGAGGTCTGCGAGGCGCTGGCCGAGCTGACGCCGGGCGACCACGCGAAGAAGTCCGCGCTGTTCAACAGCGGCGCCGAGGCCGTGGAGAACGCGGTCAAGATCGCCCGCTCGTACACCAAGCGCCAGGCCGTCGTCGTCTTCGACCACGGCTACCACGGCCGTACGAACCTGACGATGGCGCTCACCGCCAAGAACATGCCGTACAAGCACGGCTTCGGCCCGTTCGCGCCCGAGGTCTACCGCGTGCCGGTGGCCTACGGCTACCGCTGGCCGACCGGTGCGGAGAACTGCGGCCCCGAGGCCGCCGCGCAGGCGATCGACCAGATCACCAAGCAGATC
Proteins encoded in this window:
- a CDS encoding PucR family transcriptional regulator; translation: MPLTLASLVQHSALKLTVRAGEDRLETPVRWAHSSELADPVPYMEGGELLMVTAMKLDAENPEAMRRYVKRLSDAGVVGLAFAVGVNYDETPQALVDAAGDEGLPLLEVPRRTPFLAIAKAVSAAVAADQYRAVTAGFEAQREMTRAALAEGPAAVVVRLAAHVDGWAALYDASGAVLAAAPDWAARRAARLTPDVQRLRERAAPASAVVGGTDDRVELQSLGSGRRVRGALAVGTGAPLGTAERYAVHSAIALLTLTTERSRSLQAAEQRLGVAVLRMMLAGEPDHARAVAGDLYGGLLDAPFRLLIAEPAPQADRDPAAEAPLGALAESLEAAAASTGEAVLAVPEGNERLVVLAGDGGAVAGACETYAAQEAEEAGVMIGLSAPTGPIAAATAYKQAEQALSVARRRGRALVEHEELAAGSVLPLLADDAVRAFADGMLRALYEHDATGRGDLVASLRAWLSRHGQWDAAAADLGVHRHTLRYRMRRVEEILGRSLDDPDVRMELWLALKATGGAPTP
- a CDS encoding ATP-binding protein, encoding MDTDGTYEARRSHVGKPPVPPPPRHAPEPAGGGTAQWLRAPRPAAEPGVWRFGHRPRPEEEPEAVPARRLFAGAVIALLSGWLLWSLLWNGYLGYYWLWPLLVLTPDEWRTQPGTWATASYVYYALVGGGLLVFFARIGHVPEIWRRYARKKDTPPPPPPPGADPVDWPELRDAGLTEAAQRLAEATRSGALRDVDYARIRRAWQGVRTHPDRLAAFTDAVRVHGPAACAHPSGVRDLPVRTAAHDLATAQVRIGTAADHPRNPYARRTTGVALEPAVLGTSLVAVGPAGSGKTVRLVRPVVESLCLQALANRAAVVAVTAHGSALAPDQAFDVIVSVGRPDSSHDLDLYGGADDPDEAARMLAEALVGDLVPDSRRAATALAQLIGPYRVAHGHFPAVPELRELLGGAPGALAALREAVADDPAQLRELDARQRQAERGDDVGVLLAERIAFLDRPAFARFFTTGPEGHRFSLRAVEHPLRVRVDLPERGHAEASRIVARLLLAQFTEAALGRADRSLFACLVLDDATYTVTADSVRAVQRLRSANAGVVLALRTLEDVPEALRGPLLGAVGCRMAFAGIASWDGGRFAETWGTEWVQTRDVTNRQIISDEPLTKALHFMRRLVTGKAATAEAVTVREVERQRWSASDLAHAVPPGHAVLSLTGVRGEHVPPLLVDLRT